The following proteins are co-located in the Anoplopoma fimbria isolate UVic2021 breed Golden Eagle Sablefish chromosome 18, Afim_UVic_2022, whole genome shotgun sequence genome:
- the srp9 gene encoding signal recognition particle 9 kDa protein, translated as MPYYQTWEEFARAAEKLYLTDPMKVRVVLKYRHCDGNLCIKVTDNAVCLQYKTDQAQDVKKIEKLHGKLMRLMVSKETHSGSMETD; from the exons ATGCCTTACTATCAGACTTGGGAGGAGTTCGCCCGTGCAGCGGAAAAACTGTATCTGACAGACCCGATGAAG GTTCGTGTGGTTCTCAAGTACAGACACTGCGACGGCAACCTTTGCATCAAAGTGACCGACAATGCCGTG TGTTTACAGTACAAGACAGACCAGGCCCAGGACGTGAAGAAGATCGAGAAGCTCCACGGAAAACTGATGAGACTCATGGTGTCCAAGGAGACGCATAGTGGGTCCATGGAGACGGACTAA
- the ephx1 gene encoding epoxide hydrolase 1 codes for MFTEVLVALVIGGLIFFLVQRSRTQVLKTEDGWWGAGAPPDGGEDDAIRPFKVSTSDEELEDLYRRIDQTRPVPSLEDSQFNYGFNSQYLQKVVSYWRNDFDWRRQVDKLNRYPHFKTNIEGIDIHYLHVKPKKVPEGSTAVPLIMVHGWPGSFYEFYGLIPLLTEPSDPQDLVFEVVCPSIPGYGFSEAPHKKGFDSVCAAHIFHKLMKRLGFQRFYAHGGDWGWLVTTNMAQLEPKIVKGLHVNFAPPSKPGLPMSLSIMLGRRFPKMFGFTDMDIQRLYPCMEKLVVESIKESGYMHIQATKPDTVGRGLNDSPVGLAAYILEKFSTWTSRDFRNLEDGGLTRKFSLDDLLTNVMIYWTSGCIVSSMRFYKENFGKGLNQPHSKMPVYVPTGFACFPNELMHTPKLWVEQKYRKLLTFTPMARGGHFAAMEEPQLMAEDIQNFTKTVEKKKKK; via the exons ATGTTTACGGAGGTGCTGGTTGCTCTGGTGATTGGGGGGCTGATATTCTTCCTGGTTCAGAGGAGCAGGACCCAGGTTCTGAAGACGGAGGATGGCTGGTGGGGGGCCGGCGCGCCCCCTGACGGCGGGGAGGACGACGCCATTCGCCCGTTTAAAGTCTCCACCAGCGACGAGGAGCTGGAG GACCTATACAGGAGGATAGACCAGACTCGCCCCGTCCCTTCCCTAGAGGACAGCCAGTTTAATTATGGCTTCAACTCCCAGTACCTGCAGAAGGTGGTCTCCTACTGGAGAAATGACTTTGACTGGAGGAGGCAAGTTGACAAGCTGAACCGGTACCCCCACTTCAAAACCAACATCGAAG GCATTGATATCCATTACTTGCACGTGAAGCCCAAGAAGGTGCCTGAGGGATCTACTGCTGTTCCTCTGATAATGGTCCACGGCTGGCCCGGCTCCTTCTACGAGTTCTATGGATTGATCCCTCTGCTGACAGAACCATCGGACCCACAGGATCTTGTGTTTGAGGTGGTGTGTCCCTCCATACCGGGGTACGGTTTTTCTGAAGCACCACATAAGAAAG GTTTTGATTCAGTTTGTGCGGCACACATCTTCCACAAACTGATGAAGCGCCTGGGCTTCCAGCGGTTCTACGCTCATGGAGGAGACTGGGGCTGGCTGGTCACCACCAACATGGCTCAGCTGGAGCCCAA GATAGTCAAAGGCTTGCATGTGAACTTTGCCCCGCCCTCCAAGCCGGGCCTGCCCATGTCTTTATCCATTATGCTCGGCCGTCGCTTCCCGAAGATGTTTGGCTTCACTGACATGGACATTCAGCGCCTTTATCCCTGCATGGAGAAACTGGTGGTGGAGTCCATCAAGGAGTCTGGCTACATGCACATCCAGGCCACCAAGCCTGACACCGTGG GTAGAGGACTAAATGACTCCCCAGTGGGTCTTGCTGCCTACATTCTGGAGAAGTTCTCCACCTGGACGAGTCGCGACTTCAGGAACCTGGAGGACGGAGGACTCACAAG GAAGTTCTCTCTGGATGACCTGCTGACTAATGTGATGATCTATTGGACGTCTGGCTGCATCGTCTCCTCCATGAGGTTCTACAAGGAAAACTTTGGCAAAGGCCTCAACCAGCCCCACTCTAA GATGCCTGTGTACGTCCCCACTGGGTTCGCCTGCTTCCCCAACGAGCTGATGCACACTCCCAAACTCTGGGTCGAGCAGAAATACCGCAAACTCTTGACCTTCACGCCCATGGCCCGCGGCGGCCACTTTGCTGCCATGGAGGAGCCCCAGCTGATGGCCGAGGACATCCAGAACTTCACGAAGACggtggagaagaagaagaagaaatag